The following proteins are encoded in a genomic region of Ictalurus furcatus strain D&B chromosome 6, Billie_1.0, whole genome shotgun sequence:
- the inhbb gene encoding inhibin beta B chain, with protein sequence MKVIMRVMCCLMACVLSVRGAGSDTHALPRDSCASCGLGRPDVPDAMDTDFLEAVKRHILSRLQMRQRPNITHPIPKAAMVTALRKLHAGKVREDGRFEIPSFDGQAAYSNEAQEETSEIISFAESDDLTSVSSLYFVISNEGNQNLYVLQANLWLYIKLLPGGLEKGVRRKVTVRVHYQEPGGQQKWVEKRLELKRSGWHTFPLSEAVRVALQKDERRQDLDVHCESCEVANVAPVLVDVGDPSHRPFLVVRARQAEGKHRIHKRGLECDGNHGGLCCRQQFYIDFRLIGWNDWIIAPAGYFGNYCDGSCPAYMAGVPGSASSFHTAVVNQYRMRGISPGSVNSCCIPTKLSTMSMLYFDDEYNIVKRDVPNMIVEECGCA encoded by the exons ATGAAGGTAATCATGCGGGTGATGTGTTGTTTGATGGCATGCGTGCTGTCAGTGCGGGGCGCCGGGAGCGACACCCACGCGCTGCCCCGGGACTCGTGCGCGTCATGCGGCCTCGGCCGTCCCGACGTTCCAGACGCGATGGACACGGACTTTCTGGAGGCGGTGAAGAGGCACATACTGAGCAGACTGCAGATGAGGCAGAGACCTAACATCACGCACCCGATCCCGAAGGCGGCCATGGTCACGGCACTGAGGAAGCTACACGCCGGGAAAGTGAGAGAGGACGGGAGGTTCGAGATTCCCAGCTTTGATGGCCAAGCCGCTTACAGCAACGAGGCGCAAGAGGAAACCTCAGAAATCATCAGCTTTGCCGAGTCAG ATGACCTGACGTCAGTGTCCAGTCTCTATTTTGTGATCTCCAATGAGGGCAATCAGAACCTGTATGTGCTGCAAGCCAATCTATGGTTGTACATCAAACTTTTGCCTGGAGGCCTAGAAAAAGGTGTGCGTCGGAAGGTGACAGTGAGGGTGCACTACCAGGAGCCTGGTGGTCAGCAAAAATGGGTTGAGAAGCGCCTGGAGCTGAAGCGCAGTGGCTGGCACACATTCCcactgtcagaggcagtcagagTGGCACTACAGAAAGATGAGCGACGGCAGGACTTGGATGTGCACTGCGAGAGCTGTGAGGTAGCCAATGTGGCGCCTGTGCTGGTGGACGTCGGTGATCCCTCTCACCGGCCTTTCCTGGTGGTGCGGGCACGCCAGGCAGAGGGGAAACATCGTATCCACAAGCGTGGCCTGGAGTGTGATGGAAATCATGGTGGTCTGTGCTGCAGGCAGCAGTTCTACATTGACTTTAGGCTCATAGGCTGGAATGACTGGATCATCGCACCTGCTGGCTACTTTGGCAACTATTGCGACGGCAGCTGCCCTGCATATATGGCAGGCGTGCCGGGCTCCGCCTCCTCATTCCACACAGCTGTGGTCAATCAGTACCGCATGCGAGGCATAAGCCCAGGCTCAGTGAACTCCTGCTGCATCCCTACCAAGCTCAGCACCATGTCCATGCTCTACTTTGATGATGAGTACAACATTGTCAAACGGGACGTTCCTAATATGATAGTGGAGGAATGCGGCTGTGCCTGA
- the si:dkey-3d4.3 gene encoding uncharacterized protein si:dkey-3d4.3 — protein sequence MGEKTSSCLWTSVPQISPAPCNRYKHAICAYNGNVYLLGGRVKHSLKDFWKYSVVCNKWVKLDCDDDNAPDELEEHSMVPNQGVLYVFGGLRDSAYSDSKTPLWLFDTAKEHWFYIEEQSPLSQNVAPSNKKGHSAVVLGSCMFIYGGYIDMRGTSQEFWRFDMDSRLWSLLSIEQVGPGPRHSHSVITHQNYMYLYGGLQGLKEQRDLWRWSCHSHTWTCISTSSGPSKLMGHSAAVYKDSMLLFGGGETQTAPTNCLWRLNLTTLMWERLLSLPGSTAPCRIHHRCVGLGPKFQPRPPNNTSSKELSISKSKDSTFRPFKNKCFPSSPLKQQPDEDIELQNLHVSLKSTKTYGNCLTFENQFAQGNRDNEHSENETEDTMEVPMPDLLLIFGGKPLKDQAAISVWQMTLGDS from the exons ATGGGCGAGAAGACCAGTTCCTGTCTGTGGACTTCTGTGCCTCAGATTTCTCCTGCACCATGTAACCGCTATAAGCATGCTATTTGTGCTTACAATGGGAACGTATACCTGCTCGGAGGTAGAGTGAAGCACTCATTAAAAGATTTCTGGAAATACTCTGTGG TATGTAACAAGTGGGTCAAGTTGGACTGTGATGATGACAATGCACCTGACGAATTGGAGGAACACAGCATGGTGCCTAATCAG GGTGTCCTCTATGTTTTCGGAGGCTTGAGGGATTCAGCATATTCTGACTCAAAAACACCTCTCTGGTTGTTTGACACAG CTAAAGAACACTGGTTCTACATAGAAGAGCAAAGTCCACTTTCTCAG aatgtGGCACCATCCAACAAAAAGGGACACAGCGCTGTTGTGTTGGGATcctgtatgttcatttatgGTGGATACATCGACATGCGAGGGACCTCACAGGAATTCTGGAGATTTGACATGG ACTCCAGGTTATGGTCACTCTTGAGTATTGAACAAGTGGGTCCTGGACCTCGGCATAGCCACTCTGTCATAACCCACCAGAACTATATGTACCTGTACGGTGGTCTGCAAGGTCTGAAGGAGCAGAGGGACCTATGGAGATGGAGCTGCCACAGCCATACATGGACCTGCATCAGTACCTC CTCAGGACCCTCTAAACTGATGGGCCACTCAGCTGCAGTGTACAAGGACAGCATGCTGCTCTTTGGTGGAGGAGAGACCCAGACTGCTCCCACTAACTGCCTGTGGCGTCTCAATCTTACCACACTAATGTGGGAGAGGCTGCTTTCATTGCCTGGATCCACTGCTCCATGCCGGATTCACCACCGCTGTGTTGGTCTTGGCCCTAAATTCCAGCCCAGACCACCAAATAATACCAGTAGTAAAGAACTCTCCATATCAAAAAGCAAGGACAGCACATTCAGACCCTTCAAGAACAAGTGTTTCCCTTCCAGTCCCTTAAAGCAGCAGCCTGATGAGGACATAGAGCTACAGAATCTGCATGTCAGCTTAAAAAGTACTAAGACATATGGGAACTGCCTCACCTTTGAAAACCAATTTGCACAAGGAAACAGGGACAATGAGCATTCAGAAAATGAAACAGAGGACACTATGGAGGTCCCAATGCCTGACTTGCTGCTCATATTCGGAGGTAAACCTCTAAAAGACCAAGCTGCCATTTCGGTGTGGCAAATGACTTTGGGAGATAGCTGA